A region of Streptomyces sp. NBC_01788 DNA encodes the following proteins:
- a CDS encoding ABC transporter ATP-binding protein yields the protein MAAQPGWARRLAGYAWRHPRDVVLALGASLGGMAVTALVPLITKVIIDDVIGDHSRRMTPWAGALIAAALVVYVLTYIRRYYGGRLALDVQHDLRTEMYETITRLDGRRQDELSTGQVIGRATSDLQLIQGLLFMLPMTIGNVLLFLISLVIMAWLSLPLTLVALAVAPALGWIARRSRTKLHPATWYAQAQAAAVAGVVDGAVSGVRVVKGFGQEEQETGKLREVGRRLFAGRLRTIRLNSRFTPALQAVPALGQVAMLALGGWLAVRGHITLGTFVAFSAYLAQLVGPVRMLAMVLTVGQQARAGTERVLELIDTEPTLTGGTKELPADAPATVEFDDVSFGYADDRPVLQGLSFEIRPGETLAVVGSSGSGKSTVSLLLPRFYDVTHGAVLVGGHDVRELTLYSLRAAIGLVPENSFLFSDTVRANIAYGRPDATPEQIEAAARAAQADRFIAELPDGYDTTVGEQGLTLSGGQRQRIALARAILTDPRLLVLDDATSAVDARVEHEIHQALAQVMEGRTTLLIAHRRSTLNLADRIAVLDQGRLADLGTHDELQERCALYRRLLTDPDELGGVSPGHAQPAAPPEDVSVRQELDAEFDAERGITPTLWAGEREPRDTAMSGMPATPELLAQVAALPPATDTPGIDERRAVRPEDSYGLRRLLHGFGLPLLVSLGLVAVDAGMGLLLPVMIRHGIDQGVTRMALGAVWAASLLALFAVLVQWAAQIGETRMTGRTGERVLYSLRLKIFAQLQRLGLDYYERELTGRIMTRMTTDVDALSTFLQTGLVTAFVSVVTFFGIMVALLVIDVQLALVVFATLPPLVVATFFFRRASVRAYELARERVSVVNADLQESVAGLRIVQAFRREGDGGRRFAGRSDSYRQARIRGQWLISVYFPFVQFLSSVAAASVLIAGASRVEAATLTAGALVAYLLYIDLFFAPVQQLSQVFDGYQQATVSLGRIQELLREPTSTRSAAEPRDVPGLRGEVAFEDVHFRYGAADEGEAALTGVDLRIPAGQTVAFVGETGAGKSTLVKLVARFYDPTGGRVTVDGTDLRELDITAYRHRLGVVPQEAYLFPGTVRDAIAYGRPDATDAEVEAAARAVGAHEMIATLEGGYLHGVAERGRNLSAGQRQLIALARAELVDPDVLLLDEATAALDLATEAQVNQATDRLAGRRTTLVVAHRLTTAARADRVVVMDHGRVAEDGTHEELLARDGRYAELWRTFVGASEPEEPVSASR from the coding sequence GTGGCAGCGCAGCCGGGATGGGCGCGGAGACTGGCCGGGTACGCCTGGCGTCACCCCAGGGACGTCGTCCTCGCCCTCGGCGCCTCGCTCGGAGGCATGGCCGTCACGGCGCTGGTGCCGCTGATCACCAAGGTGATCATCGACGACGTGATCGGCGACCACAGCCGCCGTATGACCCCCTGGGCGGGCGCCCTGATCGCCGCCGCGCTCGTCGTCTACGTCCTCACCTACATCCGCCGCTACTACGGCGGCCGGCTCGCCCTCGACGTCCAGCACGACCTGCGGACGGAGATGTACGAGACGATCACCCGGCTCGACGGCAGACGCCAGGACGAGCTGTCCACCGGCCAGGTGATCGGCCGCGCCACCAGCGACCTCCAGCTGATCCAGGGCCTCCTCTTCATGCTGCCGATGACGATCGGCAACGTCCTGCTCTTCCTGATCTCCCTAGTCATCATGGCCTGGCTGTCGCTGCCACTGACCCTGGTCGCTCTCGCCGTCGCCCCGGCCCTCGGCTGGATCGCCCGGCGCAGCCGCACCAAGCTCCACCCCGCCACCTGGTACGCCCAGGCGCAGGCCGCCGCCGTCGCCGGCGTGGTCGACGGCGCGGTCAGCGGCGTCCGCGTGGTGAAGGGCTTCGGACAGGAGGAGCAGGAGACCGGCAAGCTGCGCGAGGTCGGCCGCAGGCTGTTCGCCGGGCGGCTGCGCACCATCCGGCTGAACTCCAGGTTCACCCCCGCGCTCCAGGCCGTGCCCGCCCTCGGCCAGGTCGCCATGCTGGCCCTCGGCGGCTGGCTCGCTGTGCGCGGGCACATCACGCTGGGCACCTTCGTCGCCTTCTCCGCCTACCTCGCCCAGCTCGTCGGCCCGGTCCGCATGCTCGCCATGGTGCTCACGGTCGGGCAGCAGGCCCGGGCGGGCACCGAACGCGTCCTGGAGCTGATCGACACCGAGCCCACCCTGACCGGGGGCACCAAGGAGCTGCCCGCCGACGCCCCCGCGACCGTCGAGTTCGACGACGTCTCGTTCGGCTACGCGGACGACCGGCCCGTCCTCCAGGGGCTGTCGTTCGAGATCCGCCCCGGCGAGACCCTGGCCGTCGTCGGCTCCTCCGGCTCCGGCAAGTCGACGGTCTCCCTGCTGCTGCCCCGCTTCTACGACGTCACCCACGGCGCCGTCCTCGTCGGCGGCCACGACGTGCGCGAGCTGACCCTGTACTCGCTCAGGGCCGCGATCGGCCTGGTGCCCGAGAACTCCTTCCTGTTCTCCGACACCGTCCGCGCCAACATCGCCTACGGCCGCCCCGACGCCACCCCGGAGCAGATCGAGGCGGCCGCCCGCGCCGCCCAGGCCGACCGCTTCATCGCCGAGCTGCCCGACGGCTACGACACCACGGTCGGCGAGCAGGGACTGACCCTCTCCGGCGGCCAGCGCCAGCGCATCGCACTGGCCCGAGCGATCCTCACCGACCCGCGCCTGCTCGTCCTGGACGACGCCACCTCCGCCGTGGACGCCCGCGTCGAGCACGAGATCCACCAGGCTCTGGCACAGGTCATGGAGGGCCGCACGACCCTCCTCATCGCCCACCGCCGCTCCACCCTGAACCTCGCCGACCGCATCGCCGTCCTCGACCAGGGCCGCCTCGCCGACCTCGGCACCCACGACGAGCTCCAGGAGCGGTGCGCCCTCTACCGGCGCCTGCTCACCGACCCCGACGAGCTCGGCGGCGTCTCGCCGGGCCACGCCCAGCCCGCCGCACCGCCGGAGGACGTCTCCGTACGGCAGGAGCTGGACGCCGAGTTCGACGCCGAGCGCGGCATCACGCCCACGCTGTGGGCGGGGGAGCGCGAGCCCCGGGACACGGCGATGTCCGGCATGCCCGCCACCCCCGAACTGCTCGCCCAGGTCGCCGCGCTGCCGCCCGCCACCGACACCCCCGGCATCGACGAGCGGCGGGCCGTCCGCCCGGAGGACTCCTACGGCCTGCGCCGCCTGCTGCATGGCTTCGGCCTGCCGCTCCTGGTCAGCCTCGGCCTCGTCGCCGTGGACGCCGGCATGGGCCTGCTACTGCCGGTCATGATCCGGCACGGCATCGACCAGGGCGTCACACGGATGGCCCTGGGTGCCGTCTGGGCGGCCTCGCTGCTCGCCCTGTTCGCCGTGCTGGTGCAATGGGCGGCGCAGATCGGCGAGACCCGGATGACCGGCCGCACCGGCGAGCGGGTGCTGTACTCGCTGCGCCTGAAGATCTTCGCCCAGCTCCAGCGGCTCGGCCTGGACTACTACGAGCGCGAGCTGACCGGCCGGATCATGACCCGCATGACGACCGATGTCGACGCTTTGTCGACATTTCTGCAGACGGGCCTGGTGACGGCGTTCGTCTCCGTGGTCACCTTCTTCGGCATCATGGTGGCCCTGCTGGTGATCGACGTGCAGCTGGCGCTGGTCGTCTTCGCGACGCTGCCCCCGCTGGTCGTCGCCACGTTCTTCTTCCGCCGGGCGAGCGTGCGGGCGTACGAGCTGGCCCGTGAGCGGGTGTCGGTGGTCAACGCCGACCTCCAGGAGTCGGTCGCCGGGCTGCGGATCGTGCAGGCCTTCCGGCGCGAGGGGGACGGCGGGCGACGGTTCGCCGGGCGCAGCGACAGCTACCGCCAGGCGCGGATCCGGGGCCAGTGGCTGATCTCGGTCTACTTCCCGTTCGTGCAGTTCCTGTCCTCGGTCGCGGCGGCCTCGGTGCTGATCGCGGGCGCGAGCCGGGTGGAGGCGGCCACGCTGACCGCGGGTGCCCTGGTCGCGTACCTTCTCTACATCGACCTGTTCTTCGCGCCCGTCCAGCAGCTCTCCCAGGTCTTCGACGGCTACCAGCAGGCGACCGTCTCCCTGGGCCGCATCCAGGAACTGCTCCGGGAGCCCACGTCCACACGGTCCGCCGCCGAGCCCCGCGACGTGCCCGGGCTGCGCGGCGAGGTCGCCTTCGAGGACGTGCACTTCCGGTACGGCGCCGCCGACGAGGGCGAGGCGGCCCTCACCGGCGTCGACCTGCGCATCCCGGCCGGACAGACCGTCGCCTTCGTCGGCGAGACCGGCGCGGGCAAGTCGACCCTGGTGAAGCTGGTGGCCCGGTTCTACGACCCGACCGGCGGCCGGGTGACCGTCGACGGCACGGACCTCAGGGAGCTGGACATCACCGCGTACCGGCACCGGCTCGGGGTCGTGCCGCAGGAGGCGTACCTCTTCCCGGGCACCGTCCGCGACGCCATCGCCTACGGCCGGCCCGACGCCACCGACGCCGAGGTGGAGGCCGCCGCGCGCGCGGTCGGCGCGCACGAGATGATCGCCACGCTGGAGGGCGGCTACCTGCACGGGGTCGCCGAGCGCGGACGCAACCTGTCGGCCGGTCAGCGCCAGCTCATCGCGCTGGCCCGCGCCGAACTCGTCGACCCCGACGTCCTGCTCCTCGACGAGGCGACCGCCGCGCTCGACCTGGCCACCGAGGCACAGGTCAACCAGGCCACCGACCGGCTCGCGGGCCGCCGTACGACGCTGGTGGTCGCCCACCGGCTGACCACGGCCGCCCGCGCCGACCGCGTGGTGGTGATGGACCACGGCCGGGTCGCCGAGGACGGCACGCACGAGGAACTGCTGGCCCGTGACGGGCGGTACGCCGAGCTGTGGCGGACGTTCGTCGGCGCGTCCGAGCCGGAGGAGCCGGTCAGCGCGTCCCGCTGA
- a CDS encoding thiamine pyrophosphate-binding protein, with amino-acid sequence MTHDHDLVLRPTPEQTEAALNPPPGRNGGDLVVETLAGLGATTVFGLPGQHALGMFDALRRSELTYVGLRVENNAGFAADAYGRITGEAAPLLLSTGPGALTSLAALQEAASASAPVLAISSQIPTAGLGGGRHGYLHELPDQAASFRGVVKSVHTVRTQSQIPSAIAAAWKSALTVPHGPVWVEIPQDVLLEPTSLPVVTALDATPEELVPRPELTAVAAGLLSGAARPAIIAGGGVVRADASGKLLALAERLNAPVVTTFGGKGAFPWEHPLSLQSWLEDRHTTDFLEDADVLLVIGSGLGELSSNYHTFKPRGRVIQIEADLGKLESNHPALGIHADARLALQALLETVDERADEGAADRVREVLAKVRDRIAAQELTLEQDVLASVRRALPAGSPSFWDMTILAYWAWSAFDAKSPNTMHSAQGAGGLGYGFPAALGAAAADRTRPVLAVSGDGGALYSIAELATARQYGLDVTWLIVDDGGYGILREYMTDAFGQATATELTRPDYVALAESFGVPGVRTTPETLAADLANALAEQGPSVVVLPAVLRMFAPTHLD; translated from the coding sequence GTGACGCACGACCACGACCTGGTGCTCCGCCCGACACCCGAGCAGACGGAGGCCGCCCTGAACCCTCCCCCCGGCCGCAACGGCGGAGACCTGGTCGTGGAGACCCTGGCCGGGCTGGGCGCGACGACCGTCTTCGGCCTGCCGGGACAGCACGCCCTCGGCATGTTCGACGCGCTGCGCCGGTCGGAGCTGACGTACGTCGGCCTGCGGGTGGAGAACAACGCCGGCTTCGCCGCCGACGCCTACGGCCGGATCACCGGTGAGGCCGCGCCGCTGCTGCTGTCGACCGGCCCGGGAGCGCTGACCTCGCTCGCGGCGCTCCAGGAGGCGGCGTCGGCCTCCGCCCCCGTCCTGGCCATCAGCAGCCAGATCCCGACGGCCGGGCTCGGCGGCGGCCGCCACGGCTACCTGCACGAACTGCCCGACCAGGCCGCCTCGTTCCGCGGTGTGGTGAAGTCGGTCCACACGGTCCGCACCCAGTCGCAGATCCCCTCCGCCATCGCGGCCGCCTGGAAGTCGGCGCTGACGGTCCCGCACGGGCCCGTGTGGGTGGAGATCCCGCAGGACGTGCTCCTCGAACCGACGAGCCTGCCGGTGGTGACGGCCCTGGACGCCACCCCGGAGGAACTGGTCCCGCGTCCCGAACTCACCGCGGTGGCGGCCGGCCTGCTGTCCGGGGCCGCCCGCCCGGCGATCATCGCGGGCGGAGGGGTGGTCCGCGCCGACGCGTCCGGCAAGCTGCTGGCCCTCGCGGAGCGGCTGAACGCCCCCGTCGTCACGACCTTCGGCGGCAAGGGCGCCTTCCCCTGGGAGCACCCGCTGTCCCTCCAGTCCTGGCTGGAGGACCGGCACACCACGGACTTCCTCGAGGACGCCGACGTGCTGCTCGTCATCGGCTCGGGCCTCGGCGAACTCTCCTCCAACTACCACACGTTCAAGCCGCGCGGCCGCGTGATCCAGATCGAGGCCGACCTCGGCAAGCTGGAGTCCAACCACCCGGCGCTCGGCATCCACGCCGACGCCCGCCTGGCCCTCCAGGCCCTGCTGGAGACCGTGGACGAGCGCGCCGACGAGGGCGCCGCCGACCGCGTGCGCGAGGTCCTTGCCAAGGTCCGCGACCGGATCGCCGCCCAGGAACTCACCCTGGAGCAGGACGTGCTGGCGTCCGTCCGCCGCGCCCTGCCCGCCGGCTCGCCGTCCTTCTGGGACATGACGATCCTGGCGTACTGGGCCTGGTCGGCCTTCGACGCTAAGTCCCCCAACACCATGCACTCGGCCCAGGGCGCGGGCGGCCTCGGCTACGGCTTCCCGGCGGCGCTCGGGGCCGCGGCCGCGGACCGCACCCGCCCGGTCCTGGCGGTGTCGGGCGACGGCGGCGCGCTGTACTCGATCGCGGAACTGGCCACCGCCCGCCAGTACGGCCTCGACGTCACCTGGCTGATCGTCGACGACGGCGGCTACGGCATCCTCCGCGAGTACATGACCGACGCGTTCGGCCAGGCCACGGCCACGGAGCTCACCCGCCCCGACTACGTGGCCCTGGCGGAATCCTTCGGCGTCCCGGGCGTGCGCACGACCCCCGAGACCCTGGCGGCCGACCTGGCGAACGCCCTTGCCGAGCAGGGTCCTTCGGTCGTCGTCCTCCCCGCCGTCCTGCGGATGTTCGCGCCCACGCATCTGGACTGA
- a CDS encoding sodium:solute symporter, with protein MAVDYTVIVVYLAGMLAMGWWGMRRAKSKSEFLVAGRRLGPAMYSGTMAAIVLGGASTIGGVGLGYKYGLSGAWMVFTIGLGILALSVFFSARIARLKVYTVSEMLDLRYGGRAGIISGVVMWAYTLMLAVTSTIAYATIFDVLFDLNRTVAIILGGAIVVAYSTLGGMWSITLTDMVQFVVKTIGVLLLLLPIAVVKAGGFSEMKAKLPTSYFDPLGIGGETIFTYVLIYTFGMLIGQDIWQRVFTARSDTTAKWGGTVAGTYCLVYAIAGAVIGTAAKVLYPNLGSADDAFATIVKDDLPIGVRGLVLAAALAAVMSTSSGALIACATVANNDIWSRLRGAVRRDGEAHDEVKGNRVFILIMGVGVICTAIALNNVVEALTVAYNLLVGGLLVPILGGLLWKRGTAHGALASVIVGGVAVIGLMATFGILANEPVYYGLLSSLAAYVIVSLATKPTDAAVLAAWRERLAGRTPELASEPAPAHQ; from the coding sequence ATGGCCGTCGACTACACAGTGATCGTCGTCTATCTCGCCGGCATGCTGGCCATGGGCTGGTGGGGCATGCGCCGCGCCAAGTCCAAGAGCGAGTTCCTGGTCGCGGGCCGCCGCCTGGGCCCCGCGATGTACTCCGGCACGATGGCGGCGATCGTCCTCGGCGGCGCCTCCACCATCGGCGGCGTGGGCCTCGGCTACAAGTACGGCCTCTCCGGTGCCTGGATGGTCTTCACCATCGGCCTCGGAATCCTCGCCCTCTCGGTCTTCTTCTCCGCCCGCATCGCCCGGCTGAAGGTCTACACCGTCTCCGAGATGCTCGACCTGCGCTACGGCGGCCGGGCCGGCATCATCTCGGGCGTCGTGATGTGGGCGTACACCCTGATGCTGGCGGTGACCTCCACCATCGCGTACGCCACGATCTTCGACGTGCTGTTCGACCTGAACCGCACCGTCGCGATCATCCTCGGCGGCGCGATCGTCGTGGCCTACTCCACCCTCGGCGGCATGTGGTCCATCACGCTGACCGACATGGTGCAGTTCGTGGTGAAGACGATCGGCGTGCTGCTCCTGCTGCTGCCCATCGCCGTCGTCAAGGCGGGCGGCTTCAGCGAGATGAAGGCCAAGCTGCCGACCTCCTACTTCGACCCGCTGGGCATCGGCGGCGAGACGATCTTCACGTACGTCCTGATCTACACCTTCGGCATGCTGATCGGCCAGGACATCTGGCAGCGCGTGTTCACCGCCCGCAGCGACACCACCGCCAAGTGGGGCGGCACCGTCGCCGGCACCTACTGCCTGGTCTACGCGATCGCCGGCGCGGTCATCGGCACCGCCGCCAAGGTGCTGTACCCCAACCTCGGCAGCGCCGACGACGCCTTCGCCACCATCGTCAAGGACGACCTGCCCATCGGTGTCCGCGGCCTTGTGCTCGCCGCCGCGCTGGCCGCGGTGATGTCCACCTCCTCCGGCGCGCTGATCGCCTGCGCCACCGTCGCCAACAACGACATCTGGTCCCGGCTGCGCGGCGCCGTCCGCCGCGACGGGGAGGCGCACGACGAGGTCAAGGGCAACCGCGTCTTCATCCTGATCATGGGCGTCGGCGTGATCTGCACCGCCATCGCGCTCAACAACGTCGTCGAGGCGCTGACCGTCGCCTACAACCTGCTCGTCGGCGGGCTGCTCGTGCCGATCCTCGGCGGACTGCTGTGGAAGCGCGGCACCGCGCACGGCGCCCTCGCCTCCGTGATCGTCGGTGGCGTCGCGGTCATCGGCCTCATGGCGACCTTCGGCATCCTCGCCAACGAGCCCGTCTACTACGGCCTGTTGTCCTCCCTGGCCGCCTACGTCATCGTCTCCCTGGCGACCAAGCCGACCGACGCGGCCGTCCTCGCCGCCTGGCGCGAGCGGCTCGCCGGGCGCACCCCCGAACTCGCGTCCGAACCGGCCCCCGCTCACCAGTAG
- a CDS encoding PucR family transcriptional regulator, which produces MEGMHIVPDVPVPLAPAVPPTPPIPLSALLAREDLALRRIAGPAGPDTAIHWAHTSEMADPYPYLLGGELLLTAGVHVTPADATGAYFDTYVSRVAAAGGAAIGFGLAPVHDTVPPALVAACEAHGLPLLEVPPQTTFSGVARAVWQLMAQARLAELRRVTEAQQRLAAAASRPHPVPSVLRQLAQRLSGWGVLYGPDGTAIASAGRAPHETARQALAHLTDVVRPAPTTMASPGTTVRTPPPCPTTPPGAAVRTPPPSATTPQGTTGRTASPTPTTPPGTTGRTHPPSATTPPGTTVRAPSPSPTTPPGTTVRAPSPSPATPPGTTVRAPSPSPATPPGTTGRTPPPSPPAPVGRPIAAAVPVAARPVPVAARPVPVAARPVPSSATDTVAGSHLAAYALGAGQGFVLGVASPHREPGDHTIASVAAVLLSLLTGEHRSGTGAARSSALVRVLLGAPPEEVAPLLGTGRWVVVHARPDTQAADAVAASALGAALGSALVDLTDGVVRVLLPAEREPGPQPGWALGVSTAVGPGDWTTADAQAARALARARATRTALVGHGTRPGLADLLPRDEADAHAQALLAPLGATPALTETLRTWLSLHGSWDRTAVALSVHRNTVRQRIARCAALLGTDLDDPDVRMELWFALRRA; this is translated from the coding sequence ATGGAGGGAATGCACATCGTGCCGGATGTACCTGTCCCCCTGGCCCCAGCCGTCCCACCGACCCCACCGATCCCGCTGTCCGCCCTGCTGGCCCGGGAGGACCTCGCGCTGCGCCGGATCGCCGGCCCGGCCGGCCCGGACACCGCGATCCACTGGGCGCACACCTCGGAGATGGCCGACCCCTACCCGTACCTGCTGGGCGGCGAGCTGCTGCTGACGGCCGGCGTCCATGTCACCCCGGCGGACGCCACCGGGGCGTACTTCGACACCTACGTCTCCCGGGTGGCGGCGGCGGGCGGCGCGGCCATCGGCTTCGGCCTGGCGCCGGTGCACGACACGGTGCCGCCCGCCCTGGTGGCGGCCTGCGAGGCCCACGGCCTGCCGCTGCTCGAAGTCCCGCCGCAGACCACCTTCTCCGGCGTCGCGCGCGCGGTCTGGCAGCTGATGGCGCAGGCCCGGCTGGCCGAACTGCGCCGCGTCACGGAGGCGCAGCAGCGGCTCGCGGCCGCCGCGTCCCGCCCCCACCCCGTCCCCTCCGTGCTGCGCCAGCTGGCCCAGCGCCTGTCCGGCTGGGGGGTCCTGTACGGCCCGGACGGCACGGCGATCGCCTCGGCGGGCCGGGCCCCGCACGAGACGGCCCGCCAGGCGCTTGCCCACCTGACGGACGTGGTCCGCCCGGCCCCGACGACCATGGCATCACCGGGGACGACCGTCCGCACGCCTCCGCCGTGTCCTACGACCCCGCCGGGGGCGGCCGTCCGGACGCCCCCTCCGTCTGCCACGACCCCGCAGGGGACGACCGGCCGGACAGCCTCGCCGACTCCTACGACCCCGCCGGGCACGACCGGCCGGACGCACCCACCGTCTGCCACAACCCCGCCCGGCACGACCGTCCGGGCACCCTCGCCGTCTCCCACGACCCCACCGGGCACGACCGTCCGGGCACCCTCGCCCTCTCCTGCGACCCCACCGGGCACGACCGTCCGGGCACCCTCGCCCTCTCCTGCGACCCCACCGGGCACGACCGGCCGGACACCCCCGCCGTCTCCCCCGGCCCCGGTCGGCCGGCCCATCGCGGCAGCCGTTCCCGTCGCCGCCCGGCCCGTTCCCGTCGCCGCCCGGCCCGTTCCCGTCGCCGCCCGGCCCGTTCCCTCCTCCGCCACCGACACCGTCGCCGGCAGCCATCTCGCCGCCTACGCCCTCGGCGCCGGGCAGGGCTTCGTGCTCGGAGTCGCCTCACCGCACCGCGAACCCGGGGACCACACCATCGCGTCCGTGGCCGCCGTGCTGCTCTCGCTGCTCACCGGCGAGCACCGCAGCGGTACGGGGGCGGCCCGGTCCTCGGCGCTGGTGCGGGTGCTGCTGGGCGCGCCGCCCGAGGAGGTGGCGCCGCTGCTCGGGACCGGACGGTGGGTCGTCGTGCACGCTCGGCCGGACACCCAGGCGGCCGACGCCGTGGCTGCCTCCGCGCTCGGCGCCGCCCTGGGCTCGGCCCTGGTCGACCTCACCGACGGGGTCGTACGGGTCCTGCTGCCCGCCGAGCGGGAGCCGGGACCACAGCCCGGCTGGGCCCTCGGGGTGAGCACCGCCGTCGGCCCCGGCGACTGGACGACGGCCGACGCCCAGGCGGCCCGCGCCCTGGCCCGCGCCCGCGCCACCCGCACCGCGCTGGTCGGCCACGGCACCCGCCCCGGCCTGGCCGACCTGCTCCCGCGGGACGAGGCCGACGCCCACGCCCAGGCCCTGCTCGCCCCGCTCGGCGCGACCCCCGCGCTCACCGAGACACTGCGCACCTGGCTCTCCCTGCACGGCAGTTGGGACCGCACCGCGGTCGCCCTGTCCGTGCACCGCAACACCGTCCGCCAGCGCATCGCCCGCTGCGCCGCCCTCCTCGGCACCGACCTGGACGACCCCGACGTCCGCATGGAGCTGTGGTTCGCCCTGCGGCGGGCGTGA
- a CDS encoding serine hydrolase, producing MLIPCVAAATPAAAATPTVSCTSGKAGLAAKLEKDITAAMKDRKGTVAVGLRDRTTDTTCTLRQSTAYDSASVVKVTVLATLLWDAKKHNRYLTARETTLAKAMITKSDNDATSTLWKQLGVTKVKGFLSAAGMTQTKPGANGYWGLTQITVRDEQKLLGLITAKNSVLSDNSRDYILKLMGQVVASQRWGTPAGAPSSVAVHVKNGWLSRATHGWRVHSVGTFKGTGRDYMITVLTQDNSTMNYGVTTIQNIAKAIHKDLVPTTTDPARYAPTTTPKEAFVAVPPGG from the coding sequence ATGCTGATTCCCTGCGTGGCCGCCGCGACGCCCGCCGCGGCCGCCACACCCACGGTCAGCTGCACGTCCGGCAAGGCGGGCCTGGCAGCCAAGTTGGAGAAGGACATCACCGCGGCGATGAAGGACCGCAAGGGCACCGTCGCCGTCGGTCTGCGCGACCGCACCACCGACACGACCTGCACGCTGCGCCAGTCGACCGCCTACGACTCGGCCAGCGTCGTCAAGGTCACCGTCCTCGCCACCCTGCTGTGGGACGCCAAGAAACACAACCGCTACCTCACCGCCCGCGAGACGACCCTCGCCAAGGCCATGATCACCAAGTCGGACAACGACGCCACCTCCACCCTGTGGAAGCAGCTCGGCGTGACGAAGGTGAAGGGCTTCCTCAGCGCGGCCGGCATGACCCAGACCAAGCCCGGCGCGAACGGTTACTGGGGCCTGACCCAGATCACCGTGCGTGACGAGCAGAAGCTGCTCGGGCTGATCACGGCCAAGAACTCGGTACTCAGCGACAACTCCCGCGACTACATCCTCAAGCTCATGGGCCAGGTCGTCGCCTCCCAGCGCTGGGGCACGCCCGCCGGGGCGCCGTCCTCCGTCGCCGTGCACGTCAAGAACGGCTGGCTGTCGCGCGCCACGCACGGCTGGCGGGTGCACAGTGTCGGCACCTTCAAGGGCACCGGCCGCGACTACATGATCACGGTGCTCACCCAGGACAACAGCACCATGAACTACGGCGTCACCACCATCCAGAACATCGCCAAGGCCATCCACAAGGACCTCGTGCCCACGACGACGGACCCCGCGCGTTACGCGCCGACCACCACACCCAAGGAGGCGTTCGTGGCCGTTCCCCCCGGCGGGTGA
- the speB gene encoding agmatinase, protein MSSTETPRGPVDSSRVPRYAGPATFARLPRLDEVGTADVAVVGVPFDSGVSYRPGARFGGNAIREASRLLRPYNPAQDASPFALAQVADGGDIAVNPFNINEAVETMEAAADELLGTGARLMTLGGDHTIALPLLRSVAKKHGPVALLHFDAHLDTWDTYFGAEYTHGTPFRRAVEEGILDTEALSHVGTRGPLYGKQDLTDDEKMGFGIVTSADVYRRGADEVADQLRQRIGDRPLYISIDIDCLDPAHAPGTGTPEAGGMTSRELLEILRGLASCNLVSADVVEVAPAYDHAEITSVAASHTAYELTTIMARQIAAARKDA, encoded by the coding sequence ATGAGCAGCACCGAGACGCCCCGCGGTCCCGTCGACTCCTCCCGCGTCCCGCGGTACGCCGGCCCCGCGACCTTCGCCCGGCTGCCCCGCCTCGACGAGGTGGGCACCGCCGACGTCGCCGTCGTGGGTGTGCCGTTCGACTCCGGCGTCTCGTACCGGCCGGGCGCCCGCTTCGGCGGCAACGCTATCCGCGAGGCGTCCCGGCTGCTGCGCCCCTACAACCCGGCGCAGGACGCCTCCCCCTTCGCCCTCGCCCAGGTCGCGGACGGCGGCGACATCGCCGTGAACCCGTTCAACATCAACGAGGCCGTCGAGACGATGGAGGCCGCCGCCGACGAACTCCTCGGCACCGGCGCCCGGTTGATGACCCTCGGCGGCGACCACACCATCGCGCTGCCGCTGCTGCGGTCCGTCGCCAAGAAGCACGGCCCGGTCGCGCTGCTCCACTTCGACGCCCACCTCGACACCTGGGACACCTACTTCGGCGCCGAGTACACGCACGGCACCCCGTTCCGGCGGGCGGTGGAGGAGGGCATCCTCGACACCGAGGCGCTCTCCCACGTCGGCACCCGCGGCCCGCTGTACGGCAAGCAGGACCTCACCGACGACGAGAAGATGGGCTTCGGCATCGTCACCTCCGCCGACGTCTACCGCCGCGGCGCCGACGAGGTGGCCGACCAGCTCCGCCAGCGCATCGGCGACCGCCCGCTGTACATCTCCATCGACATCGACTGCCTCGACCCGGCGCACGCGCCCGGCACCGGCACCCCCGAGGCGGGCGGCATGACCTCCCGCGAACTGCTGGAGATCCTGCGCGGCCTGGCCTCCTGCAACCTGGTCTCCGCCGACGTCGTCGAGGTGGCCCCGGCGTACGACCACGCCGAGATCACCTCGGTGGCCGCCTCGCACACGGCGTACGAACTGACCACGATCATGGCCCGCCAGATCGCGGCGGCCCGGAAGGACGCGTAA